In Granulicella sibirica, the sequence ATATGGCGGAAGCAGCAGATTTCGACTGTGTTGCCGCCTGTGCAAACATCAACGCCGTAAGGCCGGGGATGCGGATCGTTCAGGTCTCTGCGAAGACCGGGTTCGGCATGGAGGCAGTCGCTTCCCAGCTCCGCGAGTATGTTCTCGCTAACAGGAAGGCAGCACCCTTAGGCTCCGCTGCAGCGGACTGACTCCACCAGTAGACTCTGGGAAAACTCGTATTTTCATCTTGCTAGAGCGTTCTGTGAGAAAAGCCTTCGCCGGGACCGCATTGAAGGTTCTGGCGAGTTGAAAGTACCTTTGACTCGCATCAACCCGCCCCGCGGCCGCGAAGATGCAGGCTGCCTGTAGATAGAGCCGGCCACACACCGCAGGGGAGTCCAACGCTTTCTCGATCCATTGCTCAGCCTCGGGAAGGCACCCGCTGCGATAGAGCGACCACGCCAGGTTACCCCGCGTCTGATAGTTGCTGCGAAGCGCCTCATCCATGCCGGCCCATCGCACAGCCTCCTCGGCTTGGCCCGGCATCTCGCAGCAGAGGTCGACGAGAGCATGCAGGTAATGCACTCCACCATCTTCGATCGACACCCTATAGCCGGCGTGCGCCATGAGCTTCCAGCCGTGCGCGCTACTAAGATCGGCCCTCAAGGAATACAGGTCGCCCATCGCATGAGCCCACTCGGGACGAGTCTGCGATTCGTGGAGCCGTGCGTACGCCCCGGCAGCCTCATCGAATGCTCCTCGCGCTCCATCGACCTCTGCAATCCGTTCTTCGACAAGCCAGTAGCCCGAATAAGCCTTCGAGGCGCGACGATAGTGAGATTCCGCCGCCGTGTACCGACCTCGCTGAAAGTCCAGGACACCGCGCTGCACCTCAACCCAGGCATAGGCATGCATCTCTTTCGCGGTAAGTTCATCCTGCGCTAAGAGATAAAGCCGGTCTGCTTCGTCGACATCACCAAGCAGGCCCTCGAGATATGCCAACCGGGCGAGCGCATCCCAGGTCACGTCCTGCTCAAGCGCGCGCACAATGTGTTCCCGCGCATACGAGTAATCTCCCGCCTGCACATCGAGATCAGCTTGGATCAAGCAGGCTTGTGGACACCGGCTGTGGCTCGGGTCAGCCTCAAGAAGATCCCGCGCATCCTGAAATCGGTGAAGCTTCAAAGCAATGCATGCCTGCACCAGCCACAAATCGGAGGGCGTCAGAGATAACTCGTCAAATCTCCCGATCTCCCTTGAGAGCCCTTGAAGCTTCCGAAGGTCACCCGTAAGCGAGAGTAATTGGAACCTGCGGGAAAACAGTCTGGCTTGCAAATCGACCGCGGAATGAGGAGTCGAACCTGCCTCAACCTGCACACGCAGCTCGATTAAGTCCGATTCAAGCCGCTGCACATGCGCCTGGTAGTCCGTCAACCCATCCCGCATCGGCATCACCAGGGTGCTGCGATATACGGAAAGTCCGGCAGGAACGCCTTGTCATTCTGCAAAGGATTCG encodes:
- a CDS encoding tetratricopeptide repeat protein encodes the protein MIQADLDVQAGDYSYAREHIVRALEQDVTWDALARLAYLEGLLGDVDEADRLYLLAQDELTAKEMHAYAWVEVQRGVLDFQRGRYTAAESHYRRASKAYSGYWLVEERIAEVDGARGAFDEAAGAYARLHESQTRPEWAHAMGDLYSLRADLSSAHGWKLMAHAGYRVSIEDGGVHYLHALVDLCCEMPGQAEEAVRWAGMDEALRSNYQTRGNLAWSLYRSGCLPEAEQWIEKALDSPAVCGRLYLQAACIFAAAGRVDASQRYFQLARTFNAVPAKAFLTERSSKMKIRVFPESTGGVSPLQRSLRVLPSC